The region AACAACTTCTCCGTTTGACTAATAATGGAAAGGTGAGCGCCGCTTTTTGCGCACGTTgcggtaaaaaaaacaaaaacggtTTGATGTCAAGGTGAGAAACTGATCCTTTGCCTTTCTGTGCCCTGGCTTTGCTTTTGAGCCCCTATGGTGCGCTGTCAGGTTCAGCTGCTTATGTTGTGTGCATTCTCAGTGATGAGAAGAATATTTTGATCACAATCCCCCTTTTGAAGCACGATTAGTTCCAGCAGTAGCGCAGTGATCTGTGTGTTCATACCTGGGGTGTTTGAGGAAATGAATCACACTGTCTGTCTTTGATTGAAAGTGCGAGGTTCATCATCCTCGCAGGGTGGGTTTATCTAGTTTTATGAAAATACAGGGAAAACACAATTTAGATAGTGTCTTTGATTTGTACACAAATGCTTTGTGGCCTGTTGACATAATCAGGTCAGTATCTGAAAAAGCAACACAGACAAATATTCTTAATCTGTGAAACTGATGTAATCAAAAATCTAATATCCTGTCAGTCTGGTCCTACAGTacctgaaaagaaaaacagagagattAGACTACTGATCTTATGATTCTGTTCTCACCTGTTtgaccaaagaaaaaaagacttgtgGATAGATGGATATACATCTAGATGTATTGTGCTGTGAATTATGAAAGTCATTGTTTTCTTctactttcttttctctgtaaATCCATTtatgcaaaaatattattttgcctcttcctcttcagaGGAAACTGACCGCAAGTGGCCTTGTCAACTGACTCAATTTGCCGTCTTTCCAGGCAACTGGCTGCAGAAATGCAGAAGCCTCTGTTTTCAGTGCATGTCAGCAAAATGACTAAGAAACCTCAATATGCACTCACACTTTTTCTTCCCTGTTTgtcccccttttttattttcctcttgaATACTTCATTCCCTGCCCTCACCCTTTACCCACACTAATCACtaatttcttctctttttctgcctcCTTGCTTCAGATTGACCGGTTAGAGGTGAGCGGGTTGGGCCAAACACCACTGGCTGTGTCATGTGGGGCAGACGGTTCATTCTCAGCAGGCGAGGATGGCACCCCGGACCCTCAGCGCACCAAGCAGGCAATagcccagctgcagcagaaaatcCTCAAGCTCACAGAGCAGATTAAGATCGAGCAGACGGCCAGGGATGACAATGTCGCTGAGTACCTCAAACTGGCCAACAATGCCGACAAACAGCAAAGCACACGCATCAAGCAGGTGAAATTACACGTTATTACATTGTGGATgagtatattttgtttttaaaaaaaggaatataacCTTGTAACTAATTAGCTCATATTTCCAGTAGCCTGTAAACATTATGTGGCAATCACTGCATTAACATTGAACCTGTTGGTTCAGTTTGTTTGTCCCTAAGGGAAAGGAGGGAACTTGCTAAATATATTGTTGCAGTCTAATGTTAATTCTCCAGACTAATGAAAACCTGTTCTGTGACTGTCAGGTTTTTGAGAAAAAGAACCAGAAGTCAGCACAGACCATCCAACAGCTGCAAAGAAAACTTGAGCACTACCACCGGAAACTGCGGGAAGTGGAGCACAATGGCATCCCTCGGCAGCCCAAGGATGTTCTACGGGACATGCAGCAGGGCCTGAAGGATGTCGGAGCCAAAGTCACAGGCTTCAGTGAGGGTGTGGTGGACAGCGTCAAGGGAGGCCTCTCCAGCTTCTCACATGCCACCCactctgctgctggagctgtCGTCTCCAAACCCAGGGAGATTGCCTCGCTGATTCGCAACAGATTTGGCAGCGCTGACAACATCCCCTCGCTTAAAGACTCTCTAGACGACCCCTCAGTGGAAGAAGGTGTGACAGGGACTGGCGGACGTTCATTTGGCAGTGCTGGGCATCACCTCCAGTCCAGTCCCAAGTACGGTAGTGAGGACGACTGCTCTAGTGCCACGTCAGGTTCAGCGGGGGACAACAGCACCACTGGGGCCCCTGGAGGCCCTCCCAGTTCTAAGGGCAACACACTGGAGAGGAGTCAAAGCTCCAGCCTAGACATGTTACTGCAGGAGGTGCAGGAACTGAGGGATGGCCAGGCAAGGCTTGAGGAGAGCCTGGACGGTTTGAAGAGCCACTATCAGAGAGACTACACAGTTGTTATGCAGGCACTGCAGGAAGAACGCTTCAGGTACTGATGTCTTACAGAGAAGAGATGCAAAGATGTGTAACCATTCCAGTTTAGCACAAGAAATCCCCTGAAAGTCAAACACTGTGCAAACAGGAATAATTTCTATATTTAGAAAGGTCCTGAACACATACTGGTGATTTAAATTGCTTTCTGGATACGCATAATCACAGGCAACACTTGCTCTGCATGCTCCAGAGatttcttttattaaaactaGCACACAGTACATGAAAGTGAAACCTTAACAGTGACCTCATCCACATGAACAAATAGAGCTGACATAGAGATACGGCTTTTATACTCAAAGCATATGTGTCACTGCTAAGTATTTTGAGTGGcagtctttttattctttttttttaaagattttgttgcTATAACATGTTTCTTAAGAATTTAGACTGAACCATATGATAAAATGTTACTATCCTCAGCACTGCATGTAGCTGAATGATAGTTTGGTCATTTTGAGACAGCAGTATACATTTAAACTAAGCTCTCCACAAAAGTTACAGACATACCTGTATACCTCACAGGTGTCCTCTGAGTACAAAGGTCTTCAGTGTTATTTCAGCCCCTTGTCTGGCTCTGCATATCTTGGTTGTAAGACTCAGACATCTCTGtgcttcttctgtttttgttttggtctgtcTGTGGGCAGTTGCccttaaaaac is a window of Scomber scombrus chromosome 10, fScoSco1.1, whole genome shotgun sequence DNA encoding:
- the tmcc1a gene encoding transmembrane and coiled-coil domains protein 1 isoform X2 — encoded protein: MRRGTSLQSRHSKGSGSGSGSGDRDPLLRGSPQAPHRRHTHDPQHHTSRPRSSSTTDTTPSSPAPGYTGGDVVLSSGYQSTEETDRIDRLEVSGLGQTPLAVSCGADGSFSAGEDGTPDPQRTKQAIAQLQQKILKLTEQIKIEQTARDDNVAEYLKLANNADKQQSTRIKQVFEKKNQKSAQTIQQLQRKLEHYHRKLREVEHNGIPRQPKDVLRDMQQGLKDVGAKVTGFSEGVVDSVKGGLSSFSHATHSAAGAVVSKPREIASLIRNRFGSADNIPSLKDSLDDPSVEEGVTGTGGRSFGSAGHHLQSSPKYGSEDDCSSATSGSAGDNSTTGAPGGPPSSKGNTLERSQSSSLDMLLQEVQELRDGQARLEESLDGLKSHYQRDYTVVMQALQEERFRCERLEEQLNDLTELHQNEILNLKQELASMEEKIAYQSYERARDIQEALEACQTRISKMELQQQQQQVVQLEGLENATARTLLGKLINVLLALMAVLLVFVSTVANCVVPLMKTRSRSLSTLLLILLLAFLWRNWDALSGYTHRALQPPG
- the tmcc1a gene encoding transmembrane and coiled-coil domains protein 1 isoform X3, which codes for MRLPTMEVILNLVTADTPTTIDRLEVSGLGQTPLAVSCGADGSFSAGEDGTPDPQRTKQAIAQLQQKILKLTEQIKIEQTARDDNVAEYLKLANNADKQQSTRIKQVFEKKNQKSAQTIQQLQRKLEHYHRKLREVEHNGIPRQPKDVLRDMQQGLKDVGAKVTGFSEGVVDSVKGGLSSFSHATHSAAGAVVSKPREIASLIRNRFGSADNIPSLKDSLDDPSVEEGVTGTGGRSFGSAGHHLQSSPKYGSEDDCSSATSGSAGDNSTTGAPGGPPSSKGNTLERSQSSSLDMLLQEVQELRDGQARLEESLDGLKSHYQRDYTVVMQALQEERFRCERLEEQLNDLTELHQNEILNLKQELASMEEKIAYQSYERARDIQEALEACQTRISKMELQQQQQQVVQLEGLENATARTLLGKLINVLLALMAVLLVFVSTVANCVVPLMKTRSRSLSTLLLILLLAFLWRNWDALSGYTHRALQPPG
- the tmcc1a gene encoding transmembrane and coiled-coil domains protein 1 isoform X5 encodes the protein MVQRFSLRRQYSKIDRLEVSGLGQTPLAVSCGADGSFSAGEDGTPDPQRTKQAIAQLQQKILKLTEQIKIEQTARDDNVAEYLKLANNADKQQSTRIKQVFEKKNQKSAQTIQQLQRKLEHYHRKLREVEHNGIPRQPKDVLRDMQQGLKDVGAKVTGFSEGVVDSVKGGLSSFSHATHSAAGAVVSKPREIASLIRNRFGSADNIPSLKDSLDDPSVEEGVTGTGGRSFGSAGHHLQSSPKYGSEDDCSSATSGSAGDNSTTGAPGGPPSSKGNTLERSQSSSLDMLLQEVQELRDGQARLEESLDGLKSHYQRDYTVVMQALQEERFRCERLEEQLNDLTELHQNEILNLKQELASMEEKIAYQSYERARDIQEALEACQTRISKMELQQQQQQVVQLEGLENATARTLLGKLINVLLALMAVLLVFVSTVANCVVPLMKTRSRSLSTLLLILLLAFLWRNWDALSGYTHRALQPPG
- the tmcc1a gene encoding transmembrane and coiled-coil domains protein 1 isoform X4 produces the protein MHWEQLLRLTNNGKIDRLEVSGLGQTPLAVSCGADGSFSAGEDGTPDPQRTKQAIAQLQQKILKLTEQIKIEQTARDDNVAEYLKLANNADKQQSTRIKQVFEKKNQKSAQTIQQLQRKLEHYHRKLREVEHNGIPRQPKDVLRDMQQGLKDVGAKVTGFSEGVVDSVKGGLSSFSHATHSAAGAVVSKPREIASLIRNRFGSADNIPSLKDSLDDPSVEEGVTGTGGRSFGSAGHHLQSSPKYGSEDDCSSATSGSAGDNSTTGAPGGPPSSKGNTLERSQSSSLDMLLQEVQELRDGQARLEESLDGLKSHYQRDYTVVMQALQEERFRCERLEEQLNDLTELHQNEILNLKQELASMEEKIAYQSYERARDIQEALEACQTRISKMELQQQQQQVVQLEGLENATARTLLGKLINVLLALMAVLLVFVSTVANCVVPLMKTRSRSLSTLLLILLLAFLWRNWDALSGYTHRALQPPG